In Vibrio hippocampi, a single genomic region encodes these proteins:
- a CDS encoding putative nucleotidyltransferase substrate binding domain-containing protein: MDAELVEIQNFLASYTPFDELPEEKLASVAGQIEIAYYRQDTPIIHFGDDISDLYMVRSGVVEIYRRKGELYNRIDTGGLFGQMGLLTNNKVRFPAKAVEDTLVYCIPAEVFQDLYDNFDSFADFVEVEDNVRLRQAVSSNSNTNDLTTSKVRTLLTRDAPAIDKGSTIQNAAKLMADEQVSALLIIDPEVVEDDEDDSSPVSGIITDRDLCTRVLAQNLDPQDDVASVMSTDVISLDHNAYVYEAMLVMLRYNVHHLPVLKNKKPIGIIETTDIVRYESQNSLLLVSTIFQQQSVEELKALSEKVRDSFVRLVNEDANAHMVGTAMSVIGRSFKQRIIELGEEKFGKAPIPFCFLALGSMGRDEQLVVTDQDNAIILDDSYDKKKHGQYFADLSTFICDALADCGYTYCTGDIMATNPEWRMTRKEWEACFADWIDDPNPKALLNASIFFDLDGVYGKLKWAEQLNSFIVRRARRNNRFLACLARNALNRKPPLGFFKDFVMEKDGRHNNSINLKRRGTAPLVDLIRVHALAVGSRSTNSFERLDDIHEAGILPKGRARDLKDALEFISMVRISHQAWDVEQGIEPDNNVEPENLSDFERRNLKDAFQVLSNGQNFLKFRYQANNSFK, translated from the coding sequence ATGGACGCAGAATTAGTCGAAATACAGAATTTCCTTGCCTCTTACACCCCTTTTGATGAACTTCCTGAAGAGAAGTTAGCCTCCGTTGCTGGGCAAATCGAAATCGCCTACTACCGTCAAGATACGCCCATTATCCATTTTGGTGATGATATCTCAGACCTCTACATGGTGCGCAGTGGCGTAGTTGAGATCTATCGCCGTAAGGGCGAGCTATACAACCGTATCGACACGGGTGGCCTGTTTGGTCAAATGGGACTGCTCACCAATAATAAGGTTCGATTCCCAGCCAAAGCGGTCGAAGACACCTTGGTTTACTGCATTCCTGCGGAAGTGTTTCAAGATCTCTACGACAACTTTGATTCATTCGCGGACTTTGTGGAAGTCGAGGATAACGTTCGCCTGCGACAAGCCGTGTCAAGCAACAGCAACACTAATGACTTAACCACGTCTAAAGTACGCACCCTGCTGACCCGTGATGCTCCGGCGATCGACAAAGGCAGCACAATCCAAAACGCAGCGAAACTGATGGCGGATGAGCAGGTCTCCGCGCTGTTAATTATCGACCCTGAAGTGGTCGAAGATGACGAAGACGATAGCTCGCCAGTTTCCGGTATCATTACCGACCGCGACCTCTGCACCCGAGTTTTAGCACAGAATCTCGATCCCCAAGATGATGTTGCTTCGGTCATGTCTACCGATGTGATCTCGCTCGACCATAACGCTTATGTCTATGAAGCGATGCTGGTCATGCTTCGTTATAACGTCCATCACTTGCCGGTTCTTAAGAATAAAAAGCCCATTGGTATTATTGAAACCACGGATATTGTTCGTTACGAATCGCAAAACTCGCTGCTACTGGTGAGCACTATCTTCCAACAGCAATCCGTTGAAGAGCTGAAAGCACTGTCCGAGAAAGTGCGTGATAGTTTTGTACGCTTAGTTAATGAAGACGCCAACGCCCACATGGTGGGAACCGCAATGTCGGTGATTGGTCGTAGTTTCAAGCAGCGTATCATTGAACTGGGTGAAGAAAAATTTGGCAAAGCCCCTATCCCGTTCTGTTTCCTTGCTCTTGGCTCTATGGGGCGCGATGAACAGCTTGTGGTGACCGATCAAGATAATGCCATCATTCTCGACGACAGCTATGACAAAAAGAAGCATGGTCAATACTTTGCCGACCTCTCAACATTTATCTGTGATGCTTTAGCCGATTGCGGATACACCTATTGTACTGGCGATATTATGGCGACCAATCCTGAGTGGCGTATGACACGTAAAGAGTGGGAAGCCTGTTTTGCTGATTGGATTGATGACCCCAATCCGAAAGCCCTATTGAACGCCTCTATTTTCTTCGATCTTGATGGTGTTTACGGCAAATTAAAATGGGCTGAGCAGCTAAATAGCTTTATTGTTCGTCGTGCCCGTCGTAACAATCGCTTCCTTGCCTGCTTGGCAAGAAACGCCCTTAACCGCAAGCCACCACTTGGTTTCTTTAAAGATTTTGTGATGGAGAAAGATGGTCGTCACAATAACTCGATCAACTTAAAACGTCGCGGCACCGCGCCACTGGTTGATCTTATTCGCGTCCACGCACTTGCGGTGGGTTCTCGCTCAACCAACTCGTTTGAACGCCTCGATGATATTCATGAAGCAGGGATATTGCCTAAGGGGCGCGCTCGCGACCTAAAAGACGCGTTGGAGTTTATCTCAATGGTGCGTATTTCCCACCAAGCTTGGGACGTGGAGCAAGGGATTGAGCCTGATAATAACGTCGAGCCGGAAAACCTGTCAGACTTTGAGCGCCGCAACCTCAAAGATGCTTTCCAGGTGTTAAGCAATGGTCAGAACTTCTTGAAATTCCGCTACCAAGCTAACAATAGCTTTAAGTAG
- a CDS encoding amino acid aminotransferase translates to MFEKVVAAPADPILGLTEEFKKDARAEKINLGVGIYKNEQGETPVLATVKQAEAALLETEKTKSYLTIEGTQEYGLAVQKLLFGADSDVVTAKRGKTAQAPGGTGALRVAGEFIKRQLGEAKIWISNPTWANHNGVFTAAGIETAQYRYYDAATKDKDFAGMVADLEQAAAGDIVLLHGCCHNPTGIDPTADEWEQLAKLVAEKGLIPLFDFAYQGFAKGVEEDAQGLRTFAKYNKELLVASSFSKNFGLYNERVGAFTLVAESEEVATTAFSQVKSIIRSIYSNPPAHGAAVVTYILNNEELRAQWEQEVAEMRDRIQEMRELFVATLKAEGVDADFSFIERQNGMFSFSGLNKDQVEQLKRDFAIYIVGSGRISVAGMTKTNMAPLCKGIAAVL, encoded by the coding sequence ATGTTTGAAAAAGTTGTTGCCGCACCCGCCGATCCAATCCTTGGTTTAACGGAAGAGTTTAAAAAAGACGCTCGTGCAGAAAAAATCAACCTTGGTGTTGGTATTTACAAAAACGAACAAGGTGAAACCCCGGTTCTCGCTACCGTTAAACAAGCTGAAGCGGCACTACTTGAGACGGAAAAAACCAAATCTTATCTGACTATCGAAGGTACTCAAGAGTATGGTCTTGCAGTACAAAAACTGCTGTTCGGTGCCGACTCTGATGTTGTGACGGCTAAGCGCGGTAAAACGGCTCAAGCTCCAGGTGGTACTGGCGCACTTCGTGTTGCTGGTGAGTTCATTAAACGTCAACTAGGCGAAGCCAAAATTTGGATCAGTAACCCAACGTGGGCAAACCACAACGGTGTGTTTACTGCTGCCGGTATCGAAACGGCACAGTACCGTTACTACGATGCAGCAACCAAAGACAAAGACTTTGCTGGTATGGTGGCTGATCTTGAGCAAGCGGCGGCGGGCGATATCGTTCTGCTGCACGGCTGCTGTCATAACCCAACGGGTATTGATCCAACCGCTGATGAGTGGGAACAACTGGCTAAGCTTGTGGCAGAGAAAGGTCTGATTCCATTATTCGATTTTGCCTATCAAGGCTTTGCAAAAGGCGTTGAGGAAGATGCTCAAGGTCTACGCACATTCGCTAAATACAACAAAGAACTGCTTGTTGCGAGTTCATTCTCAAAGAACTTTGGTCTTTACAACGAGCGTGTCGGTGCATTTACATTAGTTGCCGAGTCTGAAGAAGTCGCAACAACGGCATTTTCACAAGTGAAAAGCATCATCCGTTCAATCTATTCAAATCCACCTGCACATGGTGCCGCAGTGGTGACCTATATTTTGAATAACGAAGAACTTCGCGCTCAATGGGAGCAAGAAGTGGCTGAAATGCGCGACCGCATCCAAGAAATGCGTGAACTGTTTGTCGCGACACTGAAAGCAGAAGGTGTCGACGCAGACTTTAGCTTTATCGAACGCCAAAACGGTATGTTCTCTTTCTCTGGTCTCAATAAAGATCAAGTTGAGCAGCTAAAACGTGATTTCGCGATTTATATTGTCGGTTCTGGTCGTATCAGTGTGGCGGGCATGACAAAAACCAACATGGCTCCTCTATGTAAAGGCATCGCAGCGGTACTTTAA